Below is a genomic region from Scomber scombrus chromosome 3, fScoSco1.1, whole genome shotgun sequence.
TGTCCTGCAGTAGATAAAGAGCCTGACGTCACCATCCATCTGGAGGGAAAGAACATCATTGGTtacctttaacatttaaaatgtatttaaaaaacacatcaaatatcTGCAATAGTACTAAATTGGCTTTCACTTTCTTAATTTGCAGCTGCATACAATTTGAATATGCGGTCCAAATGAaaccctttttattttaatcatcaaaTGGACCAATATTCTAGGTCTTTACATGAAGTTGGAAGGTTAAGGCAGCTGTGTCCTGACGTTTGCCAGATCCCTTTGGATAATAGTCGGCTGCCGGCGGAGTTGAGATTCAAATCAACTTGAACTATGGCTCTTTTCCTCAGAGCTTTCCCACACTCCTGTTGCCCCTTGACAGACACTGAGGCATGTGCTGTGTTACAAAAAGGACTCTTGTTGGCATATACAGTAGccacactcaaaaaaacaacttgtagGATTTACTTAACCCTTATACAGCTAATGTGCACCAGGACatacagactctttaacaccctGTTGTGGGCATTATTGATTAAGGTAGTTGTTCATTTGTATTCTTCTGAGCGCAGAATCAATATCATCCTAAACATCCGCCTGGCCTGTtttggagacaaaaaaaaccataCCATGTCAAGTTTTTTTCTCGTAAATGTATGACTTTAAACTCAACAATACACGTATTTTTCTCGAAATATTTCTTCTCTAAAAACTGCACACACAGTAAATGTTGTAGGCTAGTAGAGTAATTAATCACTTTTTTGGAAAgttttaccatttaaaaaaataggcATAAATAAAAGTGAACTGGGTTTTAAGTCAACAGAATCACTGATGATATTCACATTGGAAGTGTTCTGCTTCACCTCACCAGCATTAAGAATACATTCAATGAAACTAATTGtgagaaagtaagaaaaacttaaattgtgtttcaaatatcagatgatgttttatgtttcaaTATAACAAAGTTACTTAAACATAAATGGCGGGAAAAAAATTATCTTGATCAATTGGCAGCATTTTCACAACTATAAACAGTGACCTGATGCATATTGTAAAAGCAGAGCATTAAATTTACGAGACTGATGTCAAACAGATCAGCATCTTTTTTGCCTCAGTACCATTTAACCTCTGCCACTTGAAGGCACAGGTCAAAGCTATTGTACTGTTGGAGCTCTGTGACTGAGTTTTCTCTGGTTTCCCACACTCTGTCCTTTGACCGCTTTTATTAGAGGATCAATACAAGTGGATCTCATTACGCAGCACATTAGCTTCAATGTATGGCCTCTTtaggagacaaaaacattcaaatgaacaTTAAGGTTTTCAAATTCCAACACCTCATATAGACTATAGCACCAAACTTATGATACAGCACTTTTTCCAACACAGTCTGCTTCAATGAAAGTATCCTCAGTTGGTTAAGTAACTAAATATGAGCCACTGCATTTAAATAGTGACATATAAGATGTTGGCCCAGCAAATCTGTTCTTCAGTCCACATGAAAATGTACTCTGCTTTCATTCAAACTAATATATTGACATGTAGACAATGGATGAGGAATTATGTCCCAGATTTGATCAGAGGTTTGTTATTTGAGCCTTGTTGTAATGATAGAGCACTCTATCGATAATAAACATTCACAAATGAAACACTTGAAAAATGTATCACCATAATTACAGTGTAGCTATACATAAAAATAAGTAACACAAGATAACAAGATGCAATTCACttgattatgtttttgtttattcaaacAAACGCAATGACAACAAATGACATTTTCAGCTGGAGGCAGAAAGATGTGATGatacatcacaacaacaacTTGGACACTTCTCCAAGACACACTGTACTCAAAATGAGTGGAGGAGCATTCGTCtttacaaaagacaaaaacattatgaGACTGATCATCACTCAGTCTTACATCAAATTACTGtttgcactttaaaacaaaagcaaaggaagaaaaaggctGACCTCACAACAGATCAGGTTCAATTAATCACAAAGTGATAAGAATAGGTTAATACCTAATTAAGTCTGtacatttgaataaatgttCAGTATCATTAGAGTCTAAGACAGTAGGTCAAAAAAACCTTTCAgacaaaaggataaaaaaaaaaacacctgttaaaCTATAACAgatacatgttaaatattcaaagagattaaaatgatcacatgaAGTCCATTTTGACAAAATGTCCCTGCATATATAAGGACAAATAAAAGTTTTGATCAAAACGACCACAGATGGTCTTCCTTAACATGAAAGATACTGTTTTAACATTTCCTTAGGAAATGACATTTTCCTCAACAAAAGAGTTAGAAATTTAGATAAAGGTATTTTAAAAGCCTTTAAGTCTTTGAATTTCAAAAAATCAAAGTCCAGTAATCTTTGACCAACATGGTCATCTTAGTTTGTCTGTAGTGACTCCAGTCTGTATGAGTCTACCACGGCCTCCAGAGGGCGCTGTTGACTGGACTCTTCTCTTTAGTGATGCTGGTCTGGACTGTGGAGCTCAGAGGAGAGAAGTCAGCCTGTCTCAGGTTCTTGTTAGAGGAAGACTGCCGGCTAATACTAATCAAGAGGTAACAAATGTCATCATAGCATTATATTGTAACaatatgtgacatgtagtgAGGCATAAAAGTATCACTAGAAAATTGTGATAGCCTGAatttaaacaaactttttagaaaaaagataaacatttgGATCTTACAACAGATCAGTTTTGAGTAATCACAGAGATTAAAGTGAGGTAAAGTCCATTATAACAATATGTCCATAAAAAGGACAGTTAAATATATGatcaaaatgatcaataatcaatcaaaagGTAATAAATGTTACCATAACATTATATACTACCAATACATGAAGTACAATGAAGCATTATAACAATTGCTGATGCAATCAGATTTAGTTCGTGCAACATGCATGACAAGATGCTCTTTCTTCACTTGAAAGATATTGTTGCTGTCATTTCCTTAGGAAATGTCATcgagcacaaacacaaaaacacacaaatgatccttctgtatacagaagaaCAAGTGAATTAAATCTCAAATAATTCAGTCCAGTAATCTTTGACCAACATGGTCATCTGGGTGTTTCTGTAGTGACTCCAGTCTGTATGAGTCTACCACGGCCTCCAGAGGGCGCTGTTGACTGGACTCTTCTCTTTACTGATGCTGGTCTGGACTGTGGAGCTCAGAGGAGAGAAGTCAGCCTGTCTCAGGTTCTTGTCAGAGGAAGACTGCAGCTTGTTGAAGTGGTTCAGCAGTCTTCCTTGctgttgatgctgctgctgcagttgtgtCAGGAGGCAAACTGTCATCTCCAGGATGTCTGCTTTCTCCATCTTGGAGTCTGGCTGCTGTTTGAGGAACTCTGGACCCAGGAGAGACTTGAGCTGCTCAATGCTGCTGTTGATGCGCTCTCTGCGTAACTTCTCCACCAGAGGCTTTCCAAGCTGCagacagaagaaaacaaatatcaTTAATAAACTTATAGTGGTTAATGGTTCTACAAATATATTACAACAACAGTGTTGCTACATCTCCATGAAAGTTAGTCCGGATTTTACCTTGTGGGTCAGAGTCAGATGCTCCTGAGAGTTGGTCATTGCTGCAGTGACTGTAGGTGCCATAGCTGGATCTCTGTGCTGTTGAGGTCTCTGTAGAGAGAATCTGATCTCTGCTGGCTGCATCCCTCTTATTTATAGTCCCACATCTCCATATGAATGTGTGGGTCTCGGTGTGGTTGAGGTTTCTCACAGTCTCATCCAATCAGGGTGCCAAAAAAGGGAGTTTCACACTGCCACATACTTAGTGGTCACATTTGTAAGGGACAATGGTCAGATCTCAGGGGAACAGGTGGAGGACTGGGGGGCATAATGGTGAGAGATCCGCAGAGCTCTATGTGAATCTGGGAAAGTGGTGACCCTGTAGAGATCAGATCTGCTGCCTGATGCTGGGATCAATGACTTTGACTGAGCATATGTTCATCATTCCTTCACATGTTTGAGACCAGACTCTTCATACAGTGCATGTGTTAGAGCCAAATTTACTTCATTCCTTAATTTATAGTTTCCACATCTTTCTTGGCGTGATGGTCCACAAGATGTAACATTTGTCTTGACCCTTTACATCCTTGTGCATTTGCAGCTCAAAATGTAAGACTGCAAAGACTGTGTAGGCGCTAACAATTGTGTGAACATGTCTTTATGTGCAGACACTCAAGGTAATATAGACAGAAATGCCTGTATCCCCTTTTGGGGCTAGTGTTTGCACTAAAGTAAATTTGTGTATCATATATTAACTATTATGTTACAATTAGTTTGCTTTATATAGGGTTATATTGTATGTGAAtataacattttcagttttattttaaaggtttttcatcagtgtttcaaggcactttaaaacaacatcAGATATCCACAgtagtttatatttattattgtttgaaTTGGGACAAAATCATCCTGGTGTCCAGCTGTAGCAGGTGGGTCCTCTGTCTTGTGGCGGGAAGTTGGTGTGAGTCCAAAGTTGTTCTCAGTTTCCCACACGGGCTCTTTGACTGAGGTGGTCAGCGCACT
It encodes:
- the LOC133977982 gene encoding transcription factor HES-1-like codes for the protein MQPAEIRFSLQRPQQHRDPAMAPTVTAAMTNSQEHLTLTHKLGKPLVEKLRRERINSSIEQLKSLLGPEFLKQQPDSKMEKADILEMTVCLLTQLQQQHQQQGRLLNHFNKLQSSSDKNLRQADFSPLSSTVQTSISKEKSPVNSALWRPW